The Qipengyuania aurantiaca genome contains the following window.
CGATACGCGCGGCGACGTGCTTTATGTCGGCAAGGCGCGCAGCCTGAAAGCGCGGGTAGCGAATTACACGCAGGTGAAGGGGCTTTCCAACCGGCTCCAGCGCATGGTCAGCCAGTGCCGCGCGATGGAAATCGTGGTGACGAACTCGGAAGCCGAGGCGCTGCTCCTCGAGGCGCAGCTGATCAAGCGCTACAGGCCGCCGTTCAACGTGCTGCTGCGCGACGACAAGAGCTTCCCGTTCATCCTCCTGCGCGCCGACCATGCCTTCCCGCGTATCCAGAAGCATCGCGGCGCGCGGCGGGCCAAGGGCAATTACTACGGCCCCTTCGCCAGCGCGGGATCGGTCAACAAGACGCTGAACGCGCTGCAGAAACTTTTCCTGCTGAGGTCCTGCACCGATAGCTTCTTCAACAACCGCGACCGGCCCTGCCTGCTCTACCAGATCAAGCGCTGCAGCGCGCCCTGCGTAGGCCGGATCGACGAGGCGGGGTACGAAAGCCTCGTCAACGAGGCGAAAGACTTCCTCTCGGGCAAGTCCAGCGCGGTGCAGGCCAATATCGAAAAGCAGATGGCCAAGGCCGCTGAGGACCTCGATTTCGAGACCGCCGCGATCCTGCGCGACCGGCTGCGCGCGGCGACCTTCATCCAGGGAAGCCAGGCAATCAACGCCAGCGGCGTAGGCGATGCGGATGTCTTCGCGCTGGCCGCGAAGGGCGGGCAGATCGGCGTGCAGGCCTTCTTCATCCGCGGCGGGCAGAACTGGGGGCACAAGGCCTTCTTCCCCAAGAACACAGGCGATCTCGAGCATGATGAGGTGCTGTCGGACGTCCTCCTGCAATTCTACGAGGAAGTGCCGCCACCGCGGACAATCCTCGTCGACCGCGAACTTGCCGAACAGGAATTGATAGCCGAGGCGTTGGCGGAAAAGGCCGGCCACGCGGTCGCCATCTCGATCCCGCAGCGCGGCGACCGGCGCAAGCTGATGAGCCAAGCCCAGCGCAACGCGGTGGAATCGCTCGAACGGCGGCTGGCCGAGAGCGGGACCAAGGCCCAGCGCCTGCGCGAACTGGCCGACTTCCTCGAACTGGAGGAACCGCCCCAGCGTATCGAGATCTATGACAACAGCCATATCCAGGGCGACAAGGCGCTGGGCGCCATGGTGGTCGCCAGTCCCGAGGGTTTCGAGAAGGGCCAGTACCGCAAGTTCAACATCAAGAGCGCGCAGACAAACGACGACTTCGGCATGATGCGCGAGGTCATGTCCCGCCGCTTCCGCAAGCTTGCCGAAACCGAGCGCGACAGCGAAGCGGCTTCGAGCGGCAAGGGTCACGAGGCGATCTGGCCCGACCTGCTGCTGATCGACGGCGGCAAGGGGCAGGTGTCATCGGTGATGGCGGTGCTGGAGGACCTCGGCATTGCCGAGCAGGTTCCTGTCATCGGGATCGCCAAGGGGCCGTATCACGGGCGCGAGGGGCGCGAGGTGTTCCACTTTCCCGACGGGCGGGAAAAGACGCTGCCGGTCAATTCGCAGCTCCTCTTCTACCTCCAGACCTTGCGCGACGAGGTCCACCGCTACGCCATCGGCGCCCACCGCGCAAAGCGCAGCCGCGCCATCACCGCCTCGCCGCTGGACGAAATCCCCGGCATCGGTCCGGCGCGGAAACGCGCGCTGCTGCTACACTTCGGAACGGCCGGAAAGGTCCGCGCCGCCGCGCTCGACGACCTCAAACGCGCGCCCGGCATCAGCGCTGGTGTGGCCCAGCAGATCTACGATTTCTACCACGCGGGCGGGTAAGTTCGGGGGCGACCGGCAAGGCCGCCCCCGCATCGCTTAGTAGATATAGATGTCCATCGGATCGATGGCGCCCCAGGCCTTGGCCCCGTGATCGGCGTAAACAGGCTCCGCCATGGCGGGTTCGGAAAGCTCGAAGGCGCTTGCGATATCGAGCGAGGTTTCCGGAGCGGATTGGGCGGCGAGGGTGGCGGAGACCTGTGCGGTCCCGACCTGCACGACATAGCTCCCGGTCAGGCTGCCTTCTGCGCCAACGGTGATCGTGAATCGGCCCGATGCGTTGGCGGTAAAGGTGAAGCTCGCGTCGAAGCCCAGGCCGCTGTCGTTGCCTGAAGTCAAGGTGAAGCCTTGCGTGACGGCGTTACCCGACTTGTCCGCCAGCTGCAGCCAGGGGTCGGCAAGACTACCGTCGGTCCCGAGCGTGCTCATGCCCAGTACCTCGATGGTATAGGTCTCGCCCTTCTGCAGCCGGATGCCGAAGCTGTCGGTTTCTCCGGCGAAATCGATGACGCCGGTGAAGCTGCGCAGGAGCGCGCTTTCGTCCATTGGCATGATCTCGATCCATTCGGTGCCTTCCATGCGGGCATGCATGTAGGAGCCGACCAGCGCATGCACCTGCGCGGTGGGATGGATCGGATCGAAATAGATGAGGTCGGCATAGGCCAGCGGGTCGGCCTCGATCTGTTCGACGGTGATCCCGTTCAGGGCGGCAATCGTCGGCAACACGAGCGAAAGGGCACCTTCCTCGATCACATTCCCGTTGGCATCGGTGATGTCGAGCAGCGGCGTGTAATGGACGGTTACGCCAAGCGCTTCCAGCTGGGGGATGACTTCGGTGCGGACGAGGAAGTCGAAATAGGCGGAATATTCGCTGGCCAATTCGGCGCGGAACTGTTCCCCGCTGTCCAATCGGCCATCGCGGTTGGCATCGTATTCGGGGATCAGGCCGACATCGGGCATGCCGGTCAGCATGATCGTCTTCAGCCCGTCGCTTGCAAGCTGGCTCATTTCGCTGAGCAGTTCTGCAACCGAACGCTGGATATCGAGCATGGCAAGATCGCGGCCGGTCACGGTACCGCTGGCCGGCGCCAGCTCGCGCACATCGTTGCCGCCGATCGAGATGATGGCGAGATCCTGCGCGCCAAAGCGCCCATCGACCGCGTCGCGCAAAGCGTCGGTCTGACCGTCGATACCGGGCAGGAAAGACCCGTCACGGAACACCTGCGCGCCGCCATAGGCGAAGTTGAGGCTATTGCCGATAGGGTCGCGGGCAAAAGGGGCCACAGGCCAGCCGAAGAGGACATCGTCATAGCCATAGGGGAACACCGCCTCGGTCGGCGCACCCACATAGCGGTTCGCGATCAGGTCGGCATAGGTATAGCCGTTGGTGAAACGCCCTTCGAAATAGCCGTCTTCCGGAACTGGCGCGCCTTCCGGCAGCAGCCAGCCGTCGAGATTGTACCAGTCCAGCAACCCCAGCACATTGCCGGAATCCACCAGGCTGTCGCCCAGCACGTAAACATTCGAAAAGCTCAGGGTGTCGTTCGACAGCAGCGAAACATCGCTGCCCTTGTCAGGCCTCGCCATAGCAACCTCTCCTCCTGCGTCGAGGCCGCCGAGCGCATCGTGATGTGGCGCGGTTCCAACCTCGAACAGAGGGAGTGTGCCGATAAAAGCGGCAAGATCAAGCCTTTAGGTATTTTCCAAAGGCGGCTTTCCGCTAGAGGTCGCGTTTCCCGCGCGGTTTGCCCTTACCGGCGAACTTCTTGCCCGCGAACTTCGCGCCGGCAGGCTTGGGGCCTTTCTTGAAAGGCTTGCCGGGCTTTTTTCCGCCGGGGCCATCGGGGCCGCCATGCGGGCCTTTGCGCGGACCCTTGCCGAAGGGCTTGGGGCGCACGCGCGGGCCGTTCCCGGAGCGCGAGCCGCCGCCGAAGTCCTTGCGGTTCTGGCGCGCTTCGATGCGCGGACCTTCGGGCGCTTCCTCGATCAGGATCGCGTCTTGCTCGTCTTCGGAGGAGGCGGTGCGGGCGACCGCTTCGGCGAACTTCGGGGCGACCGCTGTCGGCACCTGGAACCAGGTTTCGAACTGGCCGATGCGGATGGCGCCGATTTCGTTGCGGGTAATGTGGCCGCGGCGGCAGAGCAGCGGGAGGATCCAGCGCGCTTCGGCGTTCTGGCGGCGGCCGACGCCGATCTTGAACCAGACGACGTCCTCGAAGCCCGGCCGGATGCGGTCGGCCTTGGCCTTGTCGCGCGCTTCGGGCGTGTTGGGGATCAGCTCTTCGGGCGTCGGCATTTTGGCGCGATGCGCGCGCACCAGCGAGGCGGCGATGTCTTCGGGCGAGAGTTTCGCCATGACTTCCTGGGCCAGCTCGCGGTCGTGGTCTTCGAACTCGGTCTCGGCGGTGAGGATTTCCAAGAGGCGCGAACGATCCTGCTTGTGGATCATCTCGGGCGTGGGCGCGTCCATCCACTCCGCTTCGATCTTCGCGCCGCGCAGCATGCCTTCGACCCGGCGGCGACGGTTGTAGGGCACGATGATCGCCGCCGTGCCCTTCTTGCCCGCACGACCCGTGCGGCCCGAGCGGTGCTGGAGCGTCTCGGCATCGCGCGGGATTTCCACATGGATGACGAGGCTAAGCGTCGGCAGGTCGATCCCGCGCGCGGCGACATCGGTGGCGACGCAGACTCGCGCGCGGCGATCGCGCAGGGCCTGCAGCGCCTGGTTGCGCTCGGACTGCGAATGCTCGCCCGACAGCGCCACAACGCCGAAGCCGCGCTCCTGAAGGGTCGCGTGGAAACGGCGCACGTTATCGCGCGTGGCGCAGAACAGGATCGCCGTCTCTGCCTCGTGATAGCGCAGCAGGTTCACCACCGCGTTCTCGATCTCGGAGGGCGATACGGTGATCGCCTGGTAGCTGATATCGCCATGGCCGCGGTCCTGGCCGACGAGGCTCAGGCGCAGCGAATTGGTCTGGTAACGCTCGGCCAGCCGCTCGATCGGGCGCGGCATGGTGGCGGAGAACAACAGCGTGCGGCGGCCCTCGGGCGTCGCGTCGAGGATTTCTTCCAGATCCTCGCGGAAACCCATGTCGAGCATCTCGTCCGCCTCGTCGAGCACAACGCCGACCAGGCCCGACAGGTCCAGCGCGCCGCGTTCGAGGTGATCGCGCAGGCGGCCCGGCGTGCCGACGACGATGGCAGGGCCAGCCCGCAGCGCGCGGCGTTCCTTGCTCGCATCCATCCCGCCGACACAGGTCGCGATGCGCAGGCCGGTGCCCGCATAAAGCCAGCCAAGCTCGCGGCTGACCTGAAGGGCGAGTTCACGCGTCGGCGCGATGACCAGCGCCAGCGGCTTGTCGACAAGCGCCAGATTGGCGGTTTCGGCCAGCAGCGCATCGGCAAGAGCGAGACCGAAGGCGACCGTCTTGCCCGAGCCGGTCTGCGCCGACACGACGAGATCGCGCCCGCGCGCCTCGTTTTCGATCACGGCGGACTGGACTGGGGTAAGGTCGGTATAACCGCGTGCGGCAAGGGCTTCGCCGATGACCGGCGGCAGGGTTTCGAAAGACATCGTGGCTCGCAATACAAAAGCGCCGCGGCAAGAGGCCGCAGGGCTGGGAAAAAGGGGCATGTGTGAGGCCGCTTGGGGTCGCGGCGAGAGGGTCGCGCGCGCCGCCTCGCGGCATCCACACGACCATGCTTGCGCCGCCCCTACACGAAAGCGAAGCGTTTGGCTTGTGTTATTTTGCAGGTGCGAAAAGCGCCGCTCAGCCCAGGATTACGTGCGGCAGGAAGCGGGCGAGGTCGCGGGTGATGGGGCTGGCGTCTTCGCGGATGGACATGGCGACCGCTTCGTCGCCCACGATCCAGCTGCCGATGACCGCGTGGTTCTCGCCGCTGCGGGCGAGGGGGGCGTAGGCCTGCACGATCGCGCCTTCCGCGCCGTAGCCTTCGTCCGGGCCGCGGTGGCGGGTGTTGCCGTCGTAGAGCGAGATGTCCGCGCCTTCGCGGCTGAAGAAGGGCTTGCGCACATGGGGGCCGCGCGCAAGGTCGCGGCCTTCGGGGGCGTATTCGAAGAAGGTGGGCAGGAGGTTGGGGTGGCCCTCGTTGCGCTCCCACAGGAGCGGGAGCATGGCCTTGTTGGAAAGGATCGCCTTCCATGCGGGTTCGAGGAACAGAGTCTCGCTGCCTGCAACGTGCTCGGCGAAGCTCTCGCGCAGCATGTCCTCCCACGGGTAGAGCTTGAACAGCGCGCCGATGCGGTAGCCGTCGGGATCGGTGAAGCGCCCATCCTCGGTCACGCCGATGGCGGAAATGTCGAGGAAGCGCGTTTCCATGCCGGCCTGGCCTGCGACATCCTCGAGATAGGCGACGGTGGCGCGGTCCTCGACATGGTCCTCCACGGCGGAGAAGTGGAGGAGGCTGCCGGACGAAAGGATCGCCTGGAAACGCTCCATCAGCGCTTCGTGCAGGCGATTGAACTGGTCTGCATGCTGGGGGAGGCGGCCCAACTCGATCATGTCCTCCAGCCATTGCCACTGGAAAAAGGCTGTCTCGTAGATCGAGGTGGGGGTGTCGGCGTTGAACTCCAGCAGCTTGGCCGGGCCGCTGCCGTCATAGGCGAAGTCGAAGCGGCCGTAGAGCGAGGGATCGCCGTTCTTCCAGCTGTTGGCGACGAGATCCCGCATGTCTTCGGGAATGGCGAGGCGTTCCATCAGCTGCTGGCTGTCGCACGCCTCGTCGACCAGTTGGAGGCACAGGGCGTAGAGTTCGGTGGAGGGGTCCTCGATCTGGTTCTCCACCTCGTCGAGCGTGAATTGCCAGCAGGCGCGCTCGTCCCAATAGATTTCGCCATCGACATGGTGGAAGACGAAACCGTTAGCCCTTGCGACCTCTTGCCAGTCGGGCCGCTCGCCCAATTCCTTGCGGATCATGTCCCTTGCGCCCCCGTGGAAGGAATTTGTCAGTAATTTCGAACTATAGCCCTTATCCATATAGAGATTTTGGGGGCATCCAATGACGAATTCCGACATCACGCCGAAAACGCGCCGCAAGCGTTCGGGCCGCGTTGCGCTGACCACTATGGCCGCGCTGGGTGGCGGTGCCTTGCTGTCCGGCTGCGGCGAGGCGGCGGCCGAACAGGCCAAGGCACCGATGCCCGTCGCCAGCGCTCAGGATGGCGAGGAAGTGCAGGTCTTCGAGAACGTCTTCGCCTGCGCCAAGGAAACCGGGATGACCCGCGCCGAATGCGCCGAAAAGCGCGAGGAAGCGCTGGCCATTGCGGAAAAGGAAGCGCCGCGTTTCGAAGCTCTGGCCGATTGCGAACAGCAGTTCGGTGAGGGTAAATGCCAGGAAAGCCCCTCCGATACGACGTCGCCGACGGAATCGCGCCGCGGTCCGTCCTTCATGCCGTTCCTTGTCGGCTATATGTGGGGCAAGTCCTCGACGCGTCCCGCACCGGCCTTTTCGTCGCCGGGCGGCGGCTACCAGACCAGCCGCGGTGTGCGGCTCGGCTATGCGGGCGCTCCGGGCAAGTATTACGCCGGATCGCGCGCCTTCCAGCCCGCGCGCAGCGTGCCCAAGGTCAAGGCCGCCTCGGCCATGGCCAAGAAGGCCGGCTTCGGCGAAACCAGCCGTGGCTGGAGCCTCAACAGCCGTGCAGGCCGCACCGCGACCGCATCGAGCCGCGGCGGCTAGACCCTATCGCGTGTGGGCCGGGGCCAGCAGGATCGCGTTGGCGATCAGCAGGTCCAGCCCGTCGAGATAGCCGCGCAGCGAAGGATCGTGCGCGAACCCGATGGCGAGCCCGCCACCGTTCCGCTCGGCCAGGAGGTAGGGCTTGAATGCCATCTGGCGCCTATTCTCGTCCCAGATATAGCCGCTTTCCAGCAGTGCGTCCGCCGAGGCGAAGCGCAGCACGTTCGTGCCGTCCTTGCGGTTGAGCGGGGTGAAGATCAAACTCCCCGACGCGCTGACGACCGGTCCATCGTCGTAGCCTGACGAGAGGTAATGGTTTGCATCGGCCACGGTGCGAACCAGCGCGCCGGGGAGGCGGTCGGGCAATTCGGTGGGATCGTCGATCAGCGCGTCGTATTCGTCGGCCGAGACGATTTCCGTTCCTTCGCTTGCGGGAGCGTCCTCGCCCACTTCGCCATCGCCCTCCGGCGACTTGCCGAGCGCGCCCTGCCGCGCGGTGCTGAACAGCCGCGTCTCGTCTTCGATGAAGCCGGTAAGTGCCGTTCCGACGATGACCGCCACACCGCCCCGCTGGACATAGGCCTGCACCGCCTTGCGCGCTGCCATATCGAGCGAGCCTTCGGGTATGAAGAGCACGTCGTAACTGCCGAGATTGGCGCGCGGCAGGGTGCCGGTGCGGATCGGGGTGACGGGCGTCGCGAGCCTGCGCTCGATCACGTAGCGCAGCGATCCGGCGGAGGTTGGCGAGATGCCGTCGTCCCATGCCATGGCCACGCGCGGCGCGCCGAGGCGGCGGAAGGCTTCGCTGCCGAAATTGGGGCCGGCCTCGACCCAGCTTTCGGCGAGCGGCACGGTTTCAGCGCCGATCTGGCGGGTGAGTTCCTCCAGCCGCGCCAGTGCTTCGGGGCTGTTCGAACGGCGCGGCACGATCACCGAACCGCGCGGGAATTCTCGGCCGCCAATGGTGAAGGCGCGTTCGCTTGCGCCAGCGTCGATGCCTTCGCGCAGCGCGGCGAGGATGAGCTGCGCCTGACCGCTATCGGTCCAGGGAATGGCGAGACCGAAGTCGCCCATGCCCCCTGCCGAGGCGGTGATGGGGGAGGACGCCTCCAGCGGGGAGCCGGTGACGCGCGACGAGCATTGGGTGACATCGACGCCCGACATCAGCCCGACCGACCAGGCGGTGGTGTCGTAAAGCTCGTGCGGCTGGCCGCGCTCGCGGCGCTCTTCCTGGCGGCGCACGAAGGCGGGGTCGAGCGCGGTGGTACGGTCGAGGAGGCTGCGGATGAGCCGTCCCGAAGGCTGCGCGCGGTCGATGGCGAGAGCGCCCTCAGGATAGCGCTTGCCGCAAGCCGATACGCCTGGAGCAAGGCGCTGCACCTCGATCCCCTGAGCCGCCAGCCTGCGGCCCAAAGCTTCGGCGTTCCAGCGACGCTGCGCCAGGTCGATCACATAGCTCCCGCGCCCTTCATCGCGCGCGGTGCGGCGGTGGGCGGCATAGTCGGCGAGAAAGCGGTCGGCGTTGCGGGCGACCGTTTCGGCGTAGGCCATGCTGGCGAGGAAATGGTTGCGCACCCCGTCGGCATAGGTGAGCAGCTGGCCATCGCGGCGTCGCAGGACGAGACCGCGCGCCGAGGCCTGCTCGAACGTCGCGCCGATGGCACCGTGGAGCGTCGGCCAGGTGTCGCCATAACCTGGATAGAAAGCGTCATAGACCTCACGCGTGAAATAGGGGATGCCGCGCGCATCGAACTCGCGCGCGATCGCGCGGCCGAGGAGTACCTGCTTGTCCTTCTGGCCCGGCGTGATGTTCGGGTTGAAGGGCTCGGCAGCAGGCGGGAAATAATAGGTCTCGTCGCCGCCCATCTCATGCGCATCGACGAAGACGACCGGGTTCCATTCGAGCAGCGCCGCCACCTTGCCGCGCGTTTCGGGCTGGGTGAGGGCGAACCAGTCGCGGTTCAGGTCGAAGAGGTAATGGTTCTGGCGGCCGCCGGGCCATTGCTCGTCATGCTCCGCCGCGTGGCGATCGGGCGAAGGGGCTAGGCCGAGCGCGCTACGGAAGCCGGTGACGAAGCGGTTGCGCCCGTCGGGGTTCTGGCTCGGGTCGATGACCACGTAACTATTAGTGAGAATGGTGTCGGCCTGCGCGTTCCCGCGCGCGGCGAGGAGGTGGTAGGCCACCGCCAGCGCGGCGTCGCTGCTGGAAATCTCGTTGCCGTGTACGCCGTAGGAAAGCCACGTCACAGGCAGCGTGCCGGATTGCGGGGTTTCGCCGCGCGCCACGGCAGCCATCGCCGCCTTGTTCGCTTCGAGGCGGCTCATGTTGGTTGCGCTCGAAATCACGAGATAGTGCAGCGGGCGGCCTTCCCAGCTCGTGGCGTATTGCACGAGGCGAGTCCGTTCGGGCGCGGCGCGGTGGAGCGTTTCGAGATAGCGTGTCACCTCATCCGGCGCGCTAATCCGCTGGCCCGTGGCGTGGCCGATGGTCGCTTCGAGCGTCGGGATGGCGGAATCGAATTGGCCGTCCAGCACCGATTGCGCGGCCAGCGGAGCCGTCGGGATCATAAGGACCAGCGCGGCGAGCGCCTTCAGCGGTGCGAGCATCGAATGTTTCCCCTCTGGCAGCTTGATGTCAGGGCCTAAGTTCGTTTGGAGCGCCTGACCACACCTTCCTGCGCCACGCTGGCGACGAGATCGCCAGCGCGGTTGAAGATGCGGCCACGGTTGAAGCCGCGTCCTCCGCCCGACCACGGGCTGTCGGTGGCATAGAGCAGCCATTCGTCGGCGCGCGCAGGACGGTGGAACCAGATGGCATGGTCGAGACTGGCGCCCTTCAACTCTCCCCGCGCCCAGGATAGGCCATGGGGGAGGGCTGACGTGCCGAGCAGCGTGAAGTCGCTGGCATAGGCGATAACCGCGCGGTGCAGCGCGGGATCGTCGGGCAACGCAGCGGCGGCGCGGAACCAGCTGTGCGCGTGGGGTGGCTTCTTCTCCGCGTTCATCCAGTGCAGCTTCCCACTGGTGCGCATCTCGATCGGGCGCGGGCGGAGCATAAGTGTGCGCTGGACTTCCGGGACCTCGCCCATTTTTTCGAGGAATTTCTTCCGCATCTCCATGTCCGAGGGAAGGTCCTCGGGCGGCGGCACATCGGGCATGGGGCTGTCTTCGTGCTCCAGCCCCTCTTCGGGATGCTGGAAGCTGGCGGTGAGGTTGAGGATGGGCGTGCCTTCCCCGTCCTCGCCGGCCTGCCGGGCGACGACGCGGCGGTTGGCGAAGCTGCGCCCGGTGAAATCGGCGGCAACCGCATAGTCGATATCGACGCCCTCGCGCCCGCCGCGCAGGAAATAGGCGTGCAGCGAGTGTGCTTCCATCCCTTCGGGCGCACTGGCCTGCGCGGCCTGGAGTGCCTGTGCGATTACCTGCCCGCCAAAAACGCGGCCGATGCCGCCGGGCTGCTGGTTGCCGGTGAAGGCGTATTCGCCCGCGGGGGCGACGGTCAGCAGGCGGATCAGGCCGGCGACGAGCTGTTCGGGGGTCTTGGTGTCACTCACTCGGGGCGATGTGCTTCCCCTTTACGCGAGCGTCAAGAAAAAGGCGGCGACACCTAAGTGCCGCCGCCCTTTCAAGCGTCATGATCGCGTTGGATCAGGCCGCGAGTGCCGCCAGCAGCAGCAGCGCGACGATGTTGGTGATCTTGATCATCGGGTTCACGGCCGGACCCGCGGTGTCCTTGTAGGGATCGCCCACGGTATCGCCGGTCACGGCAGCCTTGTGGGCTTCGGAGCCCTTGCCGCCGTGGTTGCCGTCTTCGATGTACTTCTTCGCGTTATCCCACGCGCCGCCACCGGCGGTCATGGAAAGCGCCACGAAGATACCGCCGATAATCACGCCGAGGAGCAGGGCTCCGACGGCGGCAAAGGCGTTTTCCTGGCCCGCGAGGAAGAAGATCGCGAAGTAGACCACGATCGGCGCGAGGACCGGCAGCATCGAAGGAACGATCATTTCCTTGATCGCGGCCTTGGTCACGAGGTCCACCGTCTTGGCGTAGTTCGGCTTGCTGGTACCGGCCATGATGCCCGCGTCGGCAGCGAACTGCTCGCGCACATCGACCACCACGTCACCGGCAGCGCGGCCCACGGCGGTCATGCCCATCGCACCGAAGAGGTACGGGAGCAGTGCGCCCAGCAGCAGGCCGACGATCACATACGGGTTCTCGAGGCTGAAATCGACGTCCGCATTCGGGAAGAACTCCGCGAGGTCGGTCGTGTAGGCAGCGAAGAGAACCAGCGCGCCGAGGCCCGCCGAACCGATGGCATAGCCCTTGGTCACGGCCTTGGTGGTGTTGCCCACCGCGTCGAGCAGGTCGGTCTTCTCGCGAACGCTGTCGTCGAGACCGGCCATTTCGGCGATGCCGCCGGCATTATCCGTCACCGGACCGTAAGCGTCGAGCGCCACGACCATGCCTGCCAGAGCCAGCATGGCGGTGGCTGCATAGGCGATGCCCATGAGCCCGGCGAGCTGGAAGGTGGCGATAATGCCGGCCACGATCACGAGCGTGGGCAAGGCGGTCGATTCAAGGCTGATGGCAAGGCCCTGGATCACGTTCGTGCCATGGCCCGTCTCGGACGACTTGGCGATCGACTTCACTGGGCGATAATTGGTGCCGGTGTAGTATTCGGTGATCCAGATGATCAGGCCGGTGATGGCCAGACCGATGAGCGAGCACCAGAACAGCGCCCATCCGGTAAAGGTGACGACCTGTTCCGAGGTACCTTCTTCGGCAACCGGAGCGCCGGGATCGATGCCGACGGTCGAACCGCCAAGCTCGGTGCCCATGCCGCCAAGCGCATAGTTCATGACGATCCAGATCAGCGGGATCGCGAGGATGGCGGACCAAAGGAAGCCTTTGTACATCGCGCCCATCACGTTCGTGCTGCCCTTGCCGAGCTTCACGAAATAGGTGCCGATGATGCTGGTGACGATGCACGCGCCGCCAATCAGCAGCGGCAGGGCC
Protein-coding sequences here:
- a CDS encoding acyl-CoA thioesterase — translated: MSDTKTPEQLVAGLIRLLTVAPAGEYAFTGNQQPGGIGRVFGGQVIAQALQAAQASAPEGMEAHSLHAYFLRGGREGVDIDYAVAADFTGRSFANRRVVARQAGEDGEGTPILNLTASFQHPEEGLEHEDSPMPDVPPPEDLPSDMEMRKKFLEKMGEVPEVQRTLMLRPRPIEMRTSGKLHWMNAEKKPPHAHSWFRAAAALPDDPALHRAVIAYASDFTLLGTSALPHGLSWARGELKGASLDHAIWFHRPARADEWLLYATDSPWSGGGRGFNRGRIFNRAGDLVASVAQEGVVRRSKRT
- a CDS encoding M14 metallopeptidase family protein; the protein is MLAPLKALAALVLMIPTAPLAAQSVLDGQFDSAIPTLEATIGHATGQRISAPDEVTRYLETLHRAAPERTRLVQYATSWEGRPLHYLVISSATNMSRLEANKAAMAAVARGETPQSGTLPVTWLSYGVHGNEISSSDAALAVAYHLLAARGNAQADTILTNSYVVIDPSQNPDGRNRFVTGFRSALGLAPSPDRHAAEHDEQWPGGRQNHYLFDLNRDWFALTQPETRGKVAALLEWNPVVFVDAHEMGGDETYYFPPAAEPFNPNITPGQKDKQVLLGRAIAREFDARGIPYFTREVYDAFYPGYGDTWPTLHGAIGATFEQASARGLVLRRRDGQLLTYADGVRNHFLASMAYAETVARNADRFLADYAAHRRTARDEGRGSYVIDLAQRRWNAEALGRRLAAQGIEVQRLAPGVSACGKRYPEGALAIDRAQPSGRLIRSLLDRTTALDPAFVRRQEERRERGQPHELYDTTAWSVGLMSGVDVTQCSSRVTGSPLEASSPITASAGGMGDFGLAIPWTDSGQAQLILAALREGIDAGASERAFTIGGREFPRGSVIVPRRSNSPEALARLEELTRQIGAETVPLAESWVEAGPNFGSEAFRRLGAPRVAMAWDDGISPTSAGSLRYVIERRLATPVTPIRTGTLPRANLGSYDVLFIPEGSLDMAARKAVQAYVQRGGVAVIVGTALTGFIEDETRLFSTARQGALGKSPEGDGEVGEDAPASEGTEIVSADEYDALIDDPTELPDRLPGALVRTVADANHYLSSGYDDGPVVSASGSLIFTPLNRKDGTNVLRFASADALLESGYIWDENRRQMAFKPYLLAERNGGGLAIGFAHDPSLRGYLDGLDLLIANAILLAPAHTR
- a CDS encoding sodium-translocating pyrophosphatase, with translation MDLVILSIGLGLLAVIYGFVTSRQVLSSGAGNEKMQEIAGAIQEGAQAYLKRQYTTIAFVGVVVAVLVGVFLGIIPVIGFVIGAILSGVAGFIGMNISVRSNVRTAAAAQSGLQQGLTLAFRAGAITGMLVAGLALLAIAVFFWYLTGPAGHAPNSREVIDGLVGLAFGASLISIFARLGGGIFTKAADVGADLVGKVEAGIPEDDPRNPAVIADNVGDNVGDCAGMAADLFETYVVTVGATMVLTALLFGDALGDLLMPMMALPLLIGGACIVTSIIGTYFVKLGKGSTNVMGAMYKGFLWSAILAIPLIWIVMNYALGGMGTELGGSTVGIDPGAPVAEEGTSEQVVTFTGWALFWCSLIGLAITGLIIWITEYYTGTNYRPVKSIAKSSETGHGTNVIQGLAISLESTALPTLVIVAGIIATFQLAGLMGIAYAATAMLALAGMVVALDAYGPVTDNAGGIAEMAGLDDSVREKTDLLDAVGNTTKAVTKGYAIGSAGLGALVLFAAYTTDLAEFFPNADVDFSLENPYVIVGLLLGALLPYLFGAMGMTAVGRAAGDVVVDVREQFAADAGIMAGTSKPNYAKTVDLVTKAAIKEMIVPSMLPVLAPIVVYFAIFFLAGQENAFAAVGALLLGVIIGGIFVALSMTAGGGAWDNAKKYIEDGNHGGKGSEAHKAAVTGDTVGDPYKDTAGPAVNPMIKITNIVALLLLAALAA